The nucleotide sequence TTTCTACTCCTTCTCCCTGCATATTTTCAAGCATAAACAAGGAAATTCCGTTGTTTCCGGGTGCATGCGGATTAAATGTGGGAGTAGAAGATTGCGCAATCGAAGATTGCAATATACGAGGTAACTCGGCAGTGGTAATGAGTTGAAAATCTCCTGTAGCGGAAAACAAGTTTGCCGGTTCATTTTTTCCTAAAGTAATCGTAGTTGGTACCTGAAACAATGCAATTTTGGTTGGAGTCACTTTGACTCCTGTTGTTAAATTCGAATCGTCTACTTTTACTGTAATACGTGAAACAAGCCGTTTCAATTGGGCGTTGATTGATATGCCATTGGTAATATTTGTAGAAGCAGCCGAATATATATCTGCATCGCTAGCTCCTATCGCACAAAAGAGTGGAATATTGGTTGAAGGAATTCCATTGGTAGTTCGATCGGTTAATTGCAAGGCTTTTAAATTGCTTTCTGTAGACACATCCAGTTCTTCCATGGAAGAACCCCAGTTAGCAACAACATAAATTTTGTGAAGCCCGGGTGAGGCGTTTAAATTAAGGGAAAGGACAGAGGATGAAGTTTCAGCTAAGAAATTGAGCTCATTGTAATAGCATAAGTCGATTAACTGATTTCCATCGTTCGAATAGATTAAAATAGAAACATCATCAAGGGTGGGTGCATTAAAATCTGCAAAGGCGGAACGGGTCACAGGAGTTTGCTCGTTCAAAGATAAAACCAATTTAACCGGAACAGCTTCCCAGGATTCACTAGAATTATCCAATAAGGCATTATCTTGACAACCGCAGAGCGTCAATAACAAAAGGATAGGATACAACAATCTTATTCGCATATTGATTATATTGCGAAAAATTAAAAAAAATAGTTGCATTCGAAAGGGATGAAGGCAAGCGCAAAAAAGCTTGCCCTCACCCCTCTAAAATATAGTGTTCACTGAGGAAATATCTTTAATCAATATCCAAAATCTGGACTTAAAGCGACTCCACCCCATTCCTTGATTGTTACATTTACTGTTACATTAATCAGACTCTGGGTAGGATCTGTAACGATATTATTTTCTGAAACAGGGATACTTGCTATCGTGTATATTTGTCCCGGAAAAAATTCAGTAATTGCTGTAGCTGTAGCAGTAGTTTTAAATGCTTTTACTGCAACGTAATATGCTTTTGTATTGTCAAAATTACGGGTTTTTCCAACTACATTTGTTAATTTAAGAATAATATAGGGAACCTCAGATATGTCAGTTACTGGAGTTCCTTTTGTTGGGAAGAACTGGTATCCGTATACTTTACCACTTGGAGCTAAGTCAAGGGTAAGATCAGGAGACACAACTTCATCAAACAATTCACCATTTTTTATATAGGGAGTGGCTGCAGGTGTTGTTGATAAATTAAACTTAGCCACTTGACCAGCTGTTGCTTTAATCAGACTTGAGAGAGTTCCATCAATGGTCATCTTTTGATAGAAGTTGTCAATATAAATACCCGCCAAATTAAAGCTCGTTATTGTACCATCATTAGTAATTGAGGCAATCTGAATACGAGAAACAATGGGTGTTAACGTTATATCAGCTTCATAGTTTTTATTACCATTTGATGCAGTAGTATTCAAATCAGTTAACCCAACAACCGTTTTACTTGTATTAGCAAGAACAACACTTGCAGCATCAGTAGTTTGTTGGTCATAAATATTCATTACTGTTGCATTAATGGCAGCAAGGACTGTTCCAGGTGCAGTAGCAGGTGCAGTAGGTACATTCGCAACAACATAAACATTAACGACTGATGGATCCAGGTTTGTAAATTTCACACCAGTACCAGTTTGAATGGCTGTAATCTGTGTATCCGTCAGTATATAGGAAGCAACAGTATTACTAAATTCATCCATAAAATAAACAATCATTTCCTTACCCGCATCAATCGGAGCTTTTTTACCAACCTGAGTATCATCCAACGACTTTGTTAGCGGATTCGTCGAAATGGTTAAGGTAACATCTTTACCTCCATCATTTTCTTCGATAATATCGGTTTCAGTACTACAAGAAACAAGAAATACGGCCACAAGAGCCATTAAAGTCACGCACAGCTTTTTCATAAAATTTTTCATTAAATAGTGTTTACTTTTTTACGCATTCAGCTATACGTTTAACCAGACCACCCTTTACAGGAAATCCACTTATGGTAGGTAATAAAATAGCTAAATAGTGTTCACAACGCAAAAATAAATTAAATAGCGGACAACTATTTAATAAAAAAAGACATTCAGTTGATTGATTTAGACATTAACACTCATTCTAAACGCACAATAACTTAATAAGATCAGGGCCGAATCAGATTTCGTTTAATTATTATGATTATCAGCATAATGTCCTGATATAAATCCCGGACTTGAAATCACTTTGGGTATGTTGTAATACCCGCCTTTCAGTAAATTCTCCATGGCAAAAAACTTTTTCATAGTATCAAAATTTAATCATTTATATGTTGTTTTAATTAATTGTCCCCAAGGTTTTCCGTTTTTTTCCTTGCAATGAAGCGGCTTTCAGCGAAAAAATGTCCCCAAGAATGTCCCATCCTTCTTAAATATATTATACCAATTCTAATACTCTTTAAAAAAAACCGGAATTCAAAGACTTTTCCACCACTGGGCACGCTCCAGACAATCGCTATTGTCGTTCCGAATTTGTTTTGCCATCCGGACAGGCTTTGGTTAACCGCTCCGCAAGCGGAGGCGATTTGTTTCGTGTTTTGCTTGAAATTGCTTTCGTCTGCAATATTACAACATGTTTTTAGAAATACAAGTTATACTTTTTTGACGGTTTTGTTAATCCTTCAATCATCAATAGTGTTTTTTAATCTTCTTTATTACAGACTCATACGCGTTTATCACGGTGTGTTTATCGACGAAATTCTATTCATTTTGTATAATTTGAAAATTAAAATTTTTATTTAGCAGTTTGCAGATGCACGTAAGGACATACCGTTTGGACGTAAATTTTAATGAAATCAATTGATTTTAAGACTCAGATAAGTTTATTTGAGTGTTGAGATGAGCTTATTTTGAAACGCAAATAAGCTTATTTAGGATAGGAAATTAACCTTGCAATTTTAGGGTTCGCCCGGTATGGAAACGATATGTTTCACCCTTTTGGGTGTTAATCGTTTGCTGCCCTTTCCCCATCCTTCCGGTTGAAGCAGGAGGAGGAGCTTTGGATTATGGAAAATCCATCTGGTACATAAAAACCGACAATCCAGGATGCTGTAAAGTACATAGTAGGTGGACATATCTGTACGTATGCGTACTTAAGTGGACATATCCAGACACAAGTGGACATAAGTGGATTTGAGATTTTGGAGGATGGTATATTTGTACTGTTGATCGGCTAACATTTTATTTACTAACAATTAAAACAATTAAACGATGGCTTTACAATTTATGTGACTCTTTACGCATTTATCGAACTGGTGCATGAAATAAATACCATCTGCGCAATGTTAAATTTTTAACGGACTTTATGCGGATAATCATTTAATTTTTCCCTTATCTCCTGCGGAGATTCATTCATTTGTGTTTTGCAGAAATTGGTAAAGTGAGACGCCGAAGCAAAACCGAACTCATAGGCAATATCTTTTATTTGAATATCCGGATCGGCTAACTTCAATCTTATTTCCTTAACATTTTGTTTGATGATCCATTGATAAGGTGTTTCTCCAAAATTTTCTTTAAATCGGCGTGTAAATGTTTTGACTGACATATTATTCTTTGCCGCCAGTTCGCTTACACTTGAATCCTTGGTATAGTTATTTAGAACAGTCCGTTTAAAATCATTGTTATTGCAAAGAATAGAACAGAAAAAGCGAACAATCTCTTCCTGCGTATAATATGTTTTCATTATAAAGAAAAATTCAGCTTGTTTAATAAAAAACAATTCTGTACAACCAATATTATTATCCAGATAGGAAAAAACTCCAGTTAAAAATACTTGTAAATGAGTCTTGATATTCATTACTTTAAAACCATCCGTAGAAGATTCGCAAGTAATACTATGAGGAGTCAGGGACAGTTTATTGCAAAAACTTATATTATTGTCAAAAGAGAACGAGATCAGATTAAGTAGGTTTAGAGCTACAGCCTTAAAAGGAGTAAACGGTGGAATAAATACCATCTCACTTTCATTCACAACAACTTCTTTCGTCGGGTCGTTCAGGATTTTAAAAGAACCCTGCTGTACGAAAAGAATACAATTTTCAATCATCTCTGGAAGCGAAAACCCACCGTTAAATCCAACCACATGTTTTTTAAACACGCAGTCATAATTTAATAAGCATTCTTTGAAGGAGGCAGTAACTCCTTTTTCAAATAGATTAGCCATTGGTAAGTTGATATATATTAACTATCAAATTCAAGAAGCAAATATAACTACTTCATTTGTTAATAACAAATAAATCACTTATAATTAAATGATCAAATAAAAAATATATATCTTATAATTTCAATAAATTACACAGCAAACCGAATTGTGAAAGTACTTCCTTTACCCAGTTCACTTTCCACCTTTAATGTTCCACCATGAGCTTCAACAAAATCCTTACTGATGGCAAGTCCAAGACCGCTTCCCTGAACTTTAGTTCCGGGAACACGAAAATAGCGGTCAAAAATACTTTGGTGATATCTCGGATCTATTCCTTTGCCAAAATCCTGAACAAATATTTCTACAACATTTTCAATCTGTCGGGCTCCGATGATAATCCGTCCATTCTCTTTTGTGTAATGAATAGCATTTGAAAGAAGGTTGGTTATAACCCAGGCAATCTTTTCGCTGTCGACAAATAATTTGGCAATTTTTTCGGGATATTCTACTTCAATATGGCAATTGAATCGTTCCGCTTGTACTCTGTTTGCTTTTACTGCATAATCGATTAGCTCGATAGGCTTGGTTATTTTAGGGCTCAATTGCAGTTTTCCTGTTTCAACCTGAGTCATTTTAAGTAGTTCACCTGTTATCTCTAAAAGACGATCCGTACTTTCCTTTATGTTTTTTGATAGCATTTGTTGCTCTTCATTCATTGAACCAACCCTGGAGTCTTCCAATAATTTAAGACTCATCATAATAGAAGAAATAGGCGTTTTCAACTCATGACTAATCGTTGAAATAAAGGTTGTCTTTGCCGAATCCAACTCTTTAAATTCAGTAATAT is from uncultured Macellibacteroides sp. and encodes:
- a CDS encoding AraC family transcriptional regulator; translated protein: MANLFEKGVTASFKECLLNYDCVFKKHVVGFNGGFSLPEMIENCILFVQQGSFKILNDPTKEVVVNESEMVFIPPFTPFKAVALNLLNLISFSFDNNISFCNKLSLTPHSITCESSTDGFKVMNIKTHLQVFLTGVFSYLDNNIGCTELFFIKQAEFFFIMKTYYTQEEIVRFFCSILCNNNDFKRTVLNNYTKDSSVSELAAKNNMSVKTFTRRFKENFGETPYQWIIKQNVKEIRLKLADPDIQIKDIAYEFGFASASHFTNFCKTQMNESPQEIREKLNDYPHKVR